A stretch of DNA from Vibrio sp. ED004:
TGTCGTAATCAAAGCTGGTCAAGCTCGTGAAAGCGTGACCTTCAAAGATAATGTCTGAGTGGATTTCATCACTGATGATCAACACATCATGACGCTTAGCAATCTCGATAACCTGTGTCACTTCCTGCTGCGTCCACACGCGACCAGTTGGGTTATGTGGATTACAGAAAATCATCGTTTTTACTTTGTGTTCGATGATCTGCTGTTCCATACCATCGAAGTCAATGCGGTAACCTTGCTCATCATTGATGAGTGGGCTCTTCACGACCTGACGGTTAGCCTTGTTCACCAAGTTCGAAAACTGGTGATACGCTGGCGTATGGATAAGCACACCATCACCTTCGTTGGTGAACTGGCGCAATAACAACGCGATACCAGAAAGCACACCCGGCACCTGAACAAACTTGTCCGTAGAAAGGTTTAAACCATGACGCTTTGAATACCATTGCGACAGCGCTTCAAACACCCCTTGTTCATTAAATTCGTAAGAGTACACACCGCGCTCAACCAGACGGTTAAGCTCTTGAGTGATCGGTTCCGCGACCTGAAAATCCATGTCGGCAACCCAGTAAGGGAATACATCTGTGGTGTTGTAAATGTTCTGTAGCATCTGCGGTTTGCTTTTAATAAACGCATTTTCACCGTAGTTCGATGTACTCTTAAACGCTGTCATGGAGGTTTCCTCAAATAGTGTGTTTGGTCTTTTTACAATCAACTGGATTGCATGAATACCCTTAAGACGATGGCTAAACTCAAAAGACGAAGTTATTAAAGAAATCTTGTGATTAATTT
This window harbors:
- a CDS encoding PatB family C-S lyase — translated: MTAFKSTSNYGENAFIKSKPQMLQNIYNTTDVFPYWVADMDFQVAEPITQELNRLVERGVYSYEFNEQGVFEALSQWYSKRHGLNLSTDKFVQVPGVLSGIALLLRQFTNEGDGVLIHTPAYHQFSNLVNKANRQVVKSPLINDEQGYRIDFDGMEQQIIEHKVKTMIFCNPHNPTGRVWTQQEVTQVIEIAKRHDVLIISDEIHSDIIFEGHAFTSLTSFDYDKIITLIGSPAKTFGMHSISNGYVYTNNNELFKANVAAMYLDHGNALTTFATIAAFEKGEEWLDGMLVYLQDTVKWITEFAAQRIPQLKVIQPQGTYQVWFDFSELGFSEEELKNVVFEQAKMGLTPGGWFGAESYHFMRMNIATSRDNIEQSFTALADAIDGFERGNQTTSTCCDSDATKSCC